The Salvia splendens isolate huo1 chromosome 21, SspV2, whole genome shotgun sequence genome includes a window with the following:
- the LOC121783655 gene encoding uncharacterized protein LOC121783655 isoform X2, translating into MSMHGKTDSEVTSLAPSSPNRAVYYVQSPSRDSHDGEKTTNSFHSTPILSPMGSPGRQSRDSSSTRYSGSLKPGSQKSSNGSRRHHHHRKADEKQWKEFDAIEEEGLLDDDSGRRGVPRRCYFPVFVLGFLVLFSFFALILWGASRNQKPRVTMKSILFEDFMINAGSDASGVSTEMIKKFYQSRSSQRTVSVMVRGSSIPLYGGGADLGSKEGKPLMPVPLAMNFTVRARAYILGHLVKPKFYKRVQCAVVLDPKKMNVAISLKNSCTYN; encoded by the exons ATGTCAATGCATGGGAAGACCGATTCGGAGGTGACGAGCCTGGCCCCGTCATCTCCGAACCGGGCCGTGTACTACGTGCAAAGTCCCTCGAGGGACTCTCACGACGGCGAGAAGACGACGAATTCGTTCCACTCGACGCCGATCCTGAGCCCCATGGGCTCCCCGGGGCGCCAGTCGAGGGACTCGTCCTCGACCCGCTACTCGGGCTCCCTGAAGCCTGGGTCGCAGAAGTCGAGCAACGGGTCCCggcgccaccaccaccaccgcaaGGCGGACGAGAAGCAGTGGAAGGAGTTCGACGCCATCGAGGAGGAGGGCCTCCTCGACGACGACTCCGGCCGCCGTGGCGTGCCGCGCCGGTGCTATTTTCCGGTGTTCGTGCTCGGATTCTTGGTGTTGTTTTCGTTTTTCGCTTTGATCCTATGGGGCGCCAGCAGGAATCAGAAACCTAGAGTCACCATGAAG AGTATATTGTTCGAGGACTTCATGATCAATGCAGGATCCGACGCATCGGGTGTGAGTACTGAAATG ATAAAAAAGTTCTACCAATCAAGAAGTAGTCAAAGGACAGTGAGTGTGATGGTGAGAGGAAGCAGCATTCCGTTGTACGGAGGTGGCGCGGATTTGGGCAGCAAAGAAGGGAAACCGCTCATGCCAGTTCCACTTGCTATGAATTTCACTGTTCGGGCCCGGGCTTATATTTTGGGCCACTTAGTGAAGCCCAAATTCTACAAACGAGTCCAATGCGCTGTCGTTTTGGACCCAAAGAAAATGAACGTGGCCATCTCTTTGAAGAATTCATGCACTTACAATTGA
- the LOC121783655 gene encoding uncharacterized protein LOC121783655 isoform X1, protein MSMHGKTDSEVTSLAPSSPNRAVYYVQSPSRDSHDGEKTTNSFHSTPILSPMGSPGRQSRDSSSTRYSGSLKPGSQKSSNGSRRHHHHRKADEKQWKEFDAIEEEGLLDDDSGRRGVPRRCYFPVFVLGFLVLFSFFALILWGASRNQKPRVTMKSILFEDFMINAGSDASGVSTEMVTMNSTVKLVFRNEGTFFGVHVTSSPLDLTFSQLPIATGAIKKFYQSRSSQRTVSVMVRGSSIPLYGGGADLGSKEGKPLMPVPLAMNFTVRARAYILGHLVKPKFYKRVQCAVVLDPKKMNVAISLKNSCTYN, encoded by the exons ATGTCAATGCATGGGAAGACCGATTCGGAGGTGACGAGCCTGGCCCCGTCATCTCCGAACCGGGCCGTGTACTACGTGCAAAGTCCCTCGAGGGACTCTCACGACGGCGAGAAGACGACGAATTCGTTCCACTCGACGCCGATCCTGAGCCCCATGGGCTCCCCGGGGCGCCAGTCGAGGGACTCGTCCTCGACCCGCTACTCGGGCTCCCTGAAGCCTGGGTCGCAGAAGTCGAGCAACGGGTCCCggcgccaccaccaccaccgcaaGGCGGACGAGAAGCAGTGGAAGGAGTTCGACGCCATCGAGGAGGAGGGCCTCCTCGACGACGACTCCGGCCGCCGTGGCGTGCCGCGCCGGTGCTATTTTCCGGTGTTCGTGCTCGGATTCTTGGTGTTGTTTTCGTTTTTCGCTTTGATCCTATGGGGCGCCAGCAGGAATCAGAAACCTAGAGTCACCATGAAG AGTATATTGTTCGAGGACTTCATGATCAATGCAGGATCCGACGCATCGGGTGTGAGTACTGAAATGGTAACGATGAATTCAACAGTGAAACTCGTGTTTCGTAACGAAGGAACGTTTTTTGGAGTGCACGTCACGTCTTCGCCATTGGACCTTACCTTCTCTCAACTTCCTATTGCCACCGGAGCT ATAAAAAAGTTCTACCAATCAAGAAGTAGTCAAAGGACAGTGAGTGTGATGGTGAGAGGAAGCAGCATTCCGTTGTACGGAGGTGGCGCGGATTTGGGCAGCAAAGAAGGGAAACCGCTCATGCCAGTTCCACTTGCTATGAATTTCACTGTTCGGGCCCGGGCTTATATTTTGGGCCACTTAGTGAAGCCCAAATTCTACAAACGAGTCCAATGCGCTGTCGTTTTGGACCCAAAGAAAATGAACGTGGCCATCTCTTTGAAGAATTCATGCACTTACAATTGA
- the LOC121784345 gene encoding CASP-like protein 2B1, with product MSYLGVGVSPGNVPVYTNLSVIEKRVRVAELVLRFMVCAFAVVSGLLVGTDSQVKEIFGIRKKAKFTDVKALVFMVIVSGLAAAYSLAQVVRCVLSVMRGGLLLNKPLAWAIFSGDQVMAYLGVSAVAAAAQSGALAKLGQPELQWMKVCNMYAKFCNQIGEGIGAALLLSLSMIFLSALSAFSLFRLYGLNKARSSLNAAKHPGKSVDCFVKMKQPLTIFGDRCPKEFLAERRTNVVAKFFEAFDSS from the exons ATGAGCTATCTCGGTGTGGGTGTGAGTCCTGGCAATGTGCCAGTTTACACTAATTTGAGTGTGATTGAGAAGAGAGTGAGGGTTGCTGAATTAGTATTGAGGTTTATGGTCTGTGCTTTCGCAGTTGTTTCGGGTCTTCTTGTTGGAACTGACTCACAAGTTAAGGAGATCTTTGGTATTAGGAAGAAAGCCAAGTTTACAGATGTGAAAGCCCTTGT TTTCATGGTGATAGTTAGCGGTTTAGCTGCAGCATATTCACTAGCCCAAGTTGTTAGGTGTGTTTTGAGTGTGATGAGAGGGGGTTTGCTTCTCAACAAGCCCTTGGCTTGGGCCATTTTCTCCGGTGATCAA GTGATGGCTTATTTGGGCGTGTCTGCGGTGGCAGCAGCTGCGCAATCGGGGGCGCTGGCGAAGTTGGGGCAGCCGGAGCTTCAATGGATGAAAGTATGCAACATGTACGCCAAATTTTGCAACCAAATAGGTGAGGGAATTGGTGCTGCTCTGCTGCTCAGCCTCTCTATGATATTCCTCTCCGCTCTTTCGGCTTTCAGTCTCTTCCGTCTGTATGGCCTCAATAA agcacgttcaagtc tcaatgctgcaaAGCATCCCGGGAAAtccgtggactgtttcgtgaagatgaagcaaccgttgacaatatTCGGTGAtaggtgcccgaaggaattcctcgcCGAAAGAAGAACGAACGTtgtcgcaaaattttttgagGCATTCGATTCTagttga
- the LOC121785091 gene encoding nucleolar protein 56-like — MTLYLLYESASGYGLFSADGIDEIGQNTEAVRTSVVDLNRFGKVVKLAAFTPYDSALDALNQCNAISEGQMTDELRNFLELTLPKVKEGKKPKFSLGVAEPKLGSHISEVTKIPCQSNEFVLELIRGIRLHFDRFIENLKPGDLEKAQLGLGHSYSRAKVKFNVNRVDNMVIQAIFLLDTLDKDINSFSMRVREWYSWHFPELVKIVNDNYLYAKVAKYVDDKAQLSEDKLSGLTDIVGDEDIAKEIIEAAKASMGQDLSPIDLINVKQFAQRVMDLAEYRKKLYDYLVSKMSDIAPNLAALIGEVVGARLISHAGSLTNLAKCPSSTLQILGAEKALFRALKTRGNTPKYGLIFHSSFIGRASAKNKGRMARYLANKCSIASRLDCFLETSTTAFGEKLREQVEERLDFYDKGVAPRKNIDVMKSVIDTVESKEDEPMADANGNSHEEPKSEKKKKKKEKRKQEDDEEQEMADVNGGEVEDGTAKKKKKKKSKDKDSEDTPAAPTEGKKKSRT, encoded by the exons ATGACTCTCTACTTGCTATACGAGTCTGCGTCGGGATACGGCCTCTTCTCAGCTGATGGAATCGATGAAATTGGCCAGAACACGGAGGCCGTCAGGACCTCCGTCGTCGACCTCAACCGCTTCGGTAAAGTGGTAAAGCTCGCCGCCTTTACCCCCTACGACTCCGCCCTTGACGCCCTCAACCAATGCAACGCTATTTCTGAAG gTCAAATGACTGATGAGCTGAGGAACTTTTTGGAGCTAACTTTACCCAAGGTCAAAGAGGGTAAGAAGCCAAAGTTTAGTTTGGGAGTGGCAGAGCCAAAACTTGGATCACATATTTCTGAAGTGACCAAAATTCCCTGCCAAAGTAATGAGTTTGTTCTGGAGCTTATTCGCGGCATTCGTTTGCATTTTGACCGGTTCATTGAAAACCTTAAG CCTGGAGATTTGGAAAAGGCTCAACTTGGTCTTGGCCACAGCTACAGCAGAGCAAAGGTGAAGTTCAATGTGAATCGTGTTGATAATATGGTTATTCAAGCTATATTTCTCCTGGATACCCTTGATAAAGATATTAATTCCTTTTCCATGAGAGTGAG AGAATGGTACTCTTGGCATTTCCCTGAGTTGGTGAAGATTGTTAATGATAACTATCTGTACGCTAAAGTTGcaaaatatgtggatgacaAAGCACAGTTGTCTGAAGATAAATTATCTGGTCTGACTGACATAGTAGGAGATGAAGATATAGCAAAGGAGATTATAGAAGCTGCCAAGGCATCCATGG GTCAGGATTTGTCACCTATTGATTTGATTAATGTCAAGCAATTTGCACAAAGAGTGATGGACCTTGCTGAGTATAGAAAGAAGCTTTATGACTATCTTGTTTCCAAAATGAGCGACATTGCTCCTAATCTGGCTGCATTGATTGGTGAGGTTGTTGGTGCTCGTTTGATTTCCCATGCTGGCAGTCTTACGAACTTGGCAAAGTGCCCTTCTTCTACTCTTCAGATCCTTGGTGCGGAGAAGGCTCTGTTCAG GGCATTGAAAACACGTGGGAACACTCCAAAGTATGGTCTTATATTTCATTCTTCATTCATTGGCCGTGCTTCTGCTAAAAATAAAGGCCGTATGGCTCGGTATCTTGCTAACAAGTGTTCAATTGCCTCTCGTCTCGACTGTTTCTTAG AGACAAGTACTACTGCTTTTGGAGAGAAGCTTCGAGAACAGGTTGAAGAACGCCTCGACTTTTATGACAAGGGGGTTGCTCCTCGTAAAAACATTGATGTCATGAAGTCTGTCATTGACACAGTTGAAAGCAAAG AGGATGAGCCAATGGCTGATGCGAATGGAAATTCACATGAGGAGCCTAAAtcagaaaagaagaagaaaaagaaagagaagaggAAACAAGAAGATGACGAAGAGCAGGAAATGGCTGATGTGAATGGAGGTGAAGTAGAAGATGGAACTgccaaaaagaagaaaaaaaagaagagcaaAGACAAGGACTCAGAAGATACCCCAGCGGCGCCCACAGAAGGGAAAAAGAAGTCTAGAACTTAA